The following proteins are encoded in a genomic region of Blastococcus colisei:
- a CDS encoding arginine deiminase, with the protein MIESPSEAPLMGATSEVGRLRTVLLHRPGAELRRLTPRNNDELLFDGVPWVDRAQEEHDAFAQALTDRGVEVLHLDRLLAEVLSFPSARAELIAAAVDDPRLGATLQRSTTMHLTGLAPEDLARTLIAGLAHDELRGGKGLAYEVMDRGDFVVPPLPNLLFTRDSSVWVGDEVAVTSLAMPARHRESTITAAVYAHHPRFAGVEQLYGARLEHLEGGDVLLLAEGVVAVGVGERTTPGGAERLARRLFARRLAHTVLVVPIAQQRATMHLDTIATMVDADAMVMYPAVADSLVAWTVTAPDGVADDADTAELAVAGPQPFLTAAAAAMGIDRLRVIDTGLDPVTAEREQWDDGNNTLALAPRLAVAYERNTVTNAALEAAGIEVVRIAGSELGSGRGGPRCMSCPVARDAPAATDVRSIASATGPVPEGTR; encoded by the coding sequence ATGATCGAGTCCCCGTCAGAGGCGCCCCTCATGGGCGCCACCAGCGAGGTCGGCCGGCTGCGCACCGTGCTGCTGCACCGCCCCGGCGCCGAGCTGCGGCGGCTGACCCCGCGCAACAACGACGAGCTGCTCTTCGACGGCGTCCCGTGGGTGGACCGCGCCCAGGAGGAGCACGACGCGTTCGCCCAGGCCCTGACCGACCGTGGCGTCGAGGTGCTGCACCTGGACCGGCTGCTGGCCGAGGTGCTGTCCTTCCCCTCCGCCCGGGCCGAGCTGATCGCCGCAGCGGTCGACGACCCCCGGCTGGGCGCGACCCTGCAGCGGTCGACCACCATGCACCTGACCGGCCTGGCCCCCGAGGACCTGGCCCGCACCCTGATCGCCGGCCTGGCCCACGACGAGCTCCGCGGCGGCAAGGGGCTGGCCTACGAGGTCATGGACCGCGGCGACTTCGTCGTCCCCCCGCTGCCCAACCTGCTGTTCACCCGGGACTCCTCGGTCTGGGTGGGCGACGAGGTGGCGGTGACGTCGCTGGCCATGCCCGCGCGGCACCGCGAGAGCACGATCACCGCGGCCGTCTACGCCCACCACCCACGGTTCGCCGGGGTGGAGCAGCTCTACGGCGCGCGCCTGGAGCACCTGGAGGGCGGGGACGTCCTGCTGCTGGCCGAGGGCGTCGTGGCCGTCGGGGTCGGCGAACGGACGACGCCCGGCGGGGCCGAACGCCTGGCCCGTCGGCTGTTCGCCCGGCGGCTGGCGCACACCGTGCTCGTCGTCCCCATCGCCCAGCAGCGGGCGACCATGCACCTGGACACCATCGCCACGATGGTCGACGCCGACGCCATGGTCATGTATCCCGCGGTCGCCGACTCGCTGGTCGCCTGGACCGTCACCGCCCCGGACGGCGTGGCCGACGATGCCGACACGGCCGAGCTCGCGGTCGCCGGCCCGCAGCCCTTCCTGACCGCCGCCGCGGCGGCGATGGGGATCGACCGGCTCCGGGTGATCGACACCGGCCTCGATCCGGTCACCGCCGAGCGCGAGCAGTGGGACGACGGGAACAACACCCTCGCGCTGGCGCCCCGCCTGGCCGTGGCCTACGAGCGGAACACGGTCACCAACGCCGCGCTCGAGGCGGCCGGCATCGAGGTCGTGCGGATCGCGGGGTCGGAGCTCGGCAGCGGCCGGGGCGGTCCCCGCTGCATGTCCTGCCCGGTGGCCCGCGACGCCCCGGCTGCCACCGACGTCCGTTCCATCGCATCGGCGACCGGGCCGGTACCCGAGGGGACCCGGTGA
- a CDS encoding M20/M25/M40 family metallo-hydrolase encodes MKGALLAAACGAAVSVAARRVARFRPPETFPEPADLDGLDADAAAGRLAELVRIPTISSRDPEERDAAAFEQFRHRLTELYPQTHRVLEREVLGDGALLYRWSSGTDLPPLVLMAHYDVVPVAGQDWTRDPFSGLIEDGVVHGRGAIDDKGALVAILEAVESLVAAGFTPARDVYLSFGNDEEVAGVGAQLAVEALAARGVRPWAVIDEGGAVVSGVFPGVPGQTAVVGLAEKGLLDVELVTTDAGGHASAPVRGGAPARLARAILRIEDHPFPARLHDVVLGMVDALGRHAPLGYRALFAHAEYLRPALAKVLSGASREANALVRTTVAITQLEGSTARNVLATRARAHANIRIALGETVESTVDRLRRVIDDPSVELRVVSGNDPSPVSRADNEAFALVSAAVRSVYPEAAVAPYVMVQASDARHFSQVCDSVYRFMPFDLSKDELAALHAADERISVAALHRGAGFFRYLIRHL; translated from the coding sequence GTGAAGGGCGCTCTGCTCGCCGCGGCCTGCGGTGCCGCGGTGTCCGTGGCCGCCCGCCGGGTGGCCCGCTTCAGGCCACCCGAGACGTTCCCGGAGCCGGCCGACCTCGACGGTCTGGACGCCGACGCCGCTGCCGGGCGGCTGGCGGAGCTGGTCCGCATCCCGACGATCTCCTCGCGCGACCCGGAGGAGCGCGACGCCGCCGCGTTCGAGCAGTTCCGCCACCGCCTGACCGAGCTCTACCCGCAGACCCACCGGGTGCTGGAGCGGGAGGTGCTGGGCGACGGCGCGCTGCTCTACCGGTGGTCGAGCGGCACCGACCTGCCACCCCTGGTGCTCATGGCGCACTACGACGTCGTCCCGGTGGCCGGGCAGGACTGGACCCGCGACCCGTTCTCCGGACTGATCGAGGACGGCGTGGTGCACGGCCGCGGCGCCATCGACGACAAGGGCGCCCTGGTCGCGATCCTGGAAGCGGTGGAGTCCCTGGTCGCCGCCGGGTTCACCCCCGCCCGCGACGTCTACCTCTCGTTCGGCAACGACGAGGAGGTGGCCGGCGTCGGGGCGCAGCTGGCGGTCGAGGCCCTCGCCGCCCGTGGCGTCCGGCCGTGGGCTGTCATCGACGAGGGCGGCGCCGTGGTGAGCGGGGTCTTCCCCGGCGTCCCGGGGCAGACCGCCGTCGTCGGGCTGGCGGAGAAGGGCCTGCTGGACGTCGAGCTGGTCACGACCGACGCCGGTGGTCACGCGTCCGCACCGGTCCGCGGCGGCGCCCCCGCGCGGCTGGCCCGCGCCATCCTGCGGATCGAGGACCACCCGTTCCCCGCCCGCCTGCACGACGTCGTCCTGGGGATGGTCGACGCCCTCGGCCGGCACGCACCCCTCGGCTACCGCGCCCTCTTCGCCCATGCGGAATACCTGCGGCCGGCGCTGGCGAAGGTCCTGTCCGGAGCCAGCCGCGAGGCGAACGCGCTGGTGCGCACCACGGTCGCCATCACCCAGCTCGAGGGCAGCACGGCCCGCAACGTGCTGGCCACGCGCGCCCGGGCGCACGCCAACATCCGGATCGCTCTGGGCGAGACGGTCGAGTCGACGGTCGACCGGCTGCGGCGGGTCATCGACGACCCGAGCGTCGAGCTGCGCGTCGTCTCGGGCAACGACCCCTCACCGGTGTCCCGGGCCGACAACGAGGCGTTCGCGCTGGTGAGCGCGGCGGTCCGGTCGGTGTACCCGGAAGCGGCGGTGGCGCCGTACGTGATGGTGCAGGCCAGCGACGCCCGGCACTTCAGCCAGGTGTGCGACAGCGTCTACCGCTTCATGCCGTTCGACCTGAGCAAGGACGAACTGGCCGCCCTGCACGCCGCCGACGAGCGCATCTCGGTCGCGGCCCTGCACCGCGGCGCCGGCTTCTTCCGGTACCTGATCCGCCACCTCTGA
- the araA gene encoding L-arabinose isomerase codes for MTAPFEGREVWFLTGSQGLYGEETLQQVASQSQRVAAALDEAGEVPVRVVWKPVLKDAAAIRRIMGAANEDAACLGVITWMHTFSPAKMWIPGLDALRKPLLHLHTQADAALPWATIDMDFMNLNQAAHGDREYGFMLTRLRVPRTTVAGHVSNPRVRARVGSWARAAAGAAAARGLKLARFGDNMRNVAVTEGDKVEAEIRFGMSVNTWGVNDLVAVVDAVQEAAVDDLVEEYAEVYEMSADVLPGGDRHEAVRYQARIEAALRWFMEEGGFGAFTTNFEDLGGLRQLPGLAVQRLMADGYGFGGEGDWKTSALLRVLKVASAGLPGGTSFMEDYTYDLEVGSEKILGAHMLEVCQTISGEKPRLEVHPLGIGGREDPARLVFTAAPAPGVVIGWSDLGDRFRWVANEIDVVEPDEPLPNLPVARAVWEPRPDFATATEGWLTAGGPHHTVLTTQLGADELTDLAEVFSTELVLIDADTTRRSLAKELRWSAAYHRLNQRL; via the coding sequence GTGACTGCCCCGTTCGAAGGCCGCGAGGTCTGGTTCCTGACCGGCAGCCAGGGGCTGTACGGCGAGGAGACCCTCCAGCAGGTCGCGTCCCAGTCCCAGCGCGTGGCGGCCGCGCTCGACGAGGCCGGCGAGGTCCCGGTTCGCGTCGTCTGGAAGCCGGTGCTGAAGGACGCGGCCGCCATCCGCCGGATCATGGGGGCGGCCAACGAGGACGCGGCCTGCCTCGGCGTCATCACCTGGATGCACACGTTCTCCCCGGCGAAGATGTGGATCCCCGGGCTGGACGCGCTGCGCAAGCCGCTGCTGCACCTGCACACCCAGGCCGACGCCGCCCTGCCCTGGGCGACGATCGACATGGACTTCATGAACCTGAACCAGGCCGCCCACGGCGACCGCGAGTACGGGTTCATGCTCACCCGGCTGCGGGTGCCGCGGACGACGGTTGCCGGGCACGTGTCCAACCCTCGGGTGCGCGCGCGGGTCGGCTCGTGGGCCCGAGCGGCCGCGGGTGCCGCCGCCGCGCGTGGTCTCAAACTGGCCCGGTTCGGCGACAACATGCGCAACGTCGCGGTCACCGAGGGGGACAAGGTCGAGGCGGAGATCCGCTTCGGCATGTCGGTGAACACCTGGGGCGTGAACGACCTGGTGGCCGTGGTCGACGCGGTGCAGGAGGCCGCCGTCGACGACCTGGTCGAGGAGTACGCCGAGGTCTACGAGATGTCGGCCGACGTGCTCCCGGGCGGGGACCGGCACGAGGCGGTGCGGTACCAGGCGCGGATCGAGGCCGCGCTGCGGTGGTTCATGGAAGAGGGCGGCTTCGGGGCGTTCACGACGAACTTCGAGGACCTCGGCGGCCTGCGCCAGCTCCCGGGGCTCGCCGTCCAGCGGCTGATGGCCGACGGCTACGGCTTCGGCGGCGAGGGCGACTGGAAGACCTCGGCGCTGCTCCGGGTGCTCAAGGTGGCCAGCGCCGGACTGCCCGGCGGGACGTCGTTCATGGAGGACTACACCTACGACCTCGAGGTGGGCAGCGAGAAGATCCTCGGCGCCCACATGCTCGAGGTCTGCCAGACGATCTCCGGCGAGAAGCCGCGGCTGGAGGTGCACCCGCTGGGCATCGGCGGCCGCGAGGACCCGGCCCGCCTGGTCTTCACCGCGGCCCCGGCGCCGGGCGTCGTCATCGGCTGGTCCGATCTCGGTGACCGGTTCCGGTGGGTCGCCAACGAGATCGACGTCGTCGAGCCCGACGAGCCGCTGCCCAACCTGCCGGTGGCCCGCGCCGTCTGGGAGCCGCGGCCGGACTTCGCGACGGCGACCGAGGGCTGGCTGACCGCCGGCGGGCCGCACCACACGGTGCTGACCACCCAGCTCGGTGCCGACGAGCTCACCGACCTGGCCGAGGTGTTCTCGACCGAGCTCGTGCTGATCGACGCCGACACCACGCGGCGGTCGCTGGCCAAGGAGCTGCGCTGGAGCGCGGCCTACCACCGCCTCAACCAGCGCCTGTAG
- a CDS encoding L-ribulose-5-phosphate 4-epimerase produces MISPHEDAPLALHVSAGTPNAPTERGTHRELREHVAALHGELTRYALVTWTAGNVSARVPGEELFVIKGSGVSYDELSWEGITVCDLDGTVVDGVKAPSSDTAAHAYVYRHLPEAGGQVHTHSPYAAAWAARGEEIPCVLTAMADEFGGPIPVGPFALIGDDSIGQGVVATLSGSRSPAVLMQNHGVFTIGASAKAAVKAAVMTEDVARTVHLSRQLGEPIPIAQADIDSLYARYQNVYGQR; encoded by the coding sequence ATGATTTCACCCCACGAAGACGCTCCGCTGGCGCTCCACGTCTCCGCGGGGACCCCGAACGCACCGACCGAGCGAGGGACCCACCGAGAGCTGCGCGAGCACGTCGCCGCGCTGCACGGCGAGCTGACCCGCTACGCGCTGGTCACCTGGACGGCGGGCAACGTCTCCGCGCGGGTGCCGGGTGAGGAACTGTTCGTGATCAAGGGCAGCGGCGTCTCCTACGACGAGCTGAGCTGGGAGGGCATCACCGTCTGCGACCTCGACGGGACCGTGGTCGACGGGGTCAAGGCGCCGTCGTCGGACACCGCCGCGCACGCCTACGTCTACCGGCACCTGCCGGAGGCGGGCGGACAGGTGCACACGCACAGCCCGTACGCCGCGGCCTGGGCCGCGCGCGGCGAGGAGATCCCGTGCGTGCTGACGGCGATGGCCGACGAGTTCGGCGGCCCGATCCCGGTGGGCCCGTTCGCGCTCATCGGCGATGACTCGATCGGCCAGGGCGTCGTCGCGACGCTCTCCGGGTCCCGCTCGCCGGCGGTGCTCATGCAGAACCACGGCGTCTTCACCATCGGGGCGAGCGCGAAGGCGGCGGTCAAGGCCGCGGTCATGACCGAGGACGTCGCCCGCACCGTGCACCTCTCCCGCCAGCTGGGCGAGCCCATCCCGATCGCGCAGGCCGACATCGACTCGCTCTACGCGCGCTACCAGAACGTGTACGGACAACGCTGA
- a CDS encoding xylulokinase gives MTTDAGEAITGGRTALGIELGSTRIKAVLIGPDHAPLAVGSSDWENQYVDRLWTYSLDAVWTGVQQSVAALADDVRRRHGVELAGVGALGVSAMMHGYLAFDADGELLTPFRTWRNTNTGRAAERLSAEFGVNIPHRWSVAHLYQAILDGEEHVGRVDHLTTLAGYVHWQLTGEKVLGIGDASGMLPIDTATTDRATRGYDATMLARFDQLAAEAGVELTLAELLPAIAVAGRPAGELTEAGAALLDPTGRLRPGIPLCPPEGDAGTGMVATNSVAPRTGNVSAGTSIFAMVVLERELARVHRELDLVTTPAGDPVAMVHCNNGASELDAWVGLFAEFARTLGVDVDSSEVFETLFAAALDGASDCGGMLAYNYLSGEPITGLEEGRPLFLRSPDSRLSLSTFMRTHLFASLATLRIGMDVLQKTEGVRLDRMFAHGGLFKTEGVAQRFLAAAIDTPVSVGDVAGEGGAWGIAVLAAFATSGSSERSLADYLDTTVFTGTALRNHLPDPVDVEGFDAFMRRYVAALPVERAAVDHVGVGHQQTDDTGTTSAVLTEEQPA, from the coding sequence ATGACGACGGATGCCGGCGAGGCGATCACCGGCGGTCGCACGGCCCTGGGGATCGAGCTCGGGTCGACCCGGATCAAGGCGGTGCTGATCGGTCCGGACCACGCGCCGCTCGCCGTCGGCAGCTCCGACTGGGAGAACCAGTACGTGGACCGGCTGTGGACGTACTCGCTGGACGCCGTCTGGACGGGCGTGCAGCAGAGCGTTGCGGCCCTGGCGGACGACGTGCGGCGACGCCATGGGGTCGAGCTGGCAGGAGTCGGCGCCCTCGGTGTGTCGGCGATGATGCACGGCTACCTCGCGTTCGACGCCGACGGTGAGCTGCTCACGCCGTTCCGCACCTGGCGCAACACGAACACGGGCCGGGCAGCCGAGCGGCTCAGCGCGGAGTTCGGCGTCAACATCCCGCACCGGTGGAGCGTCGCCCACCTCTACCAGGCGATCCTGGACGGCGAGGAGCACGTCGGCCGGGTGGACCACCTGACGACCCTGGCCGGCTACGTGCACTGGCAGCTCACCGGCGAGAAGGTCCTCGGCATCGGTGACGCCAGCGGCATGCTCCCGATCGACACCGCCACCACCGACAGGGCCACCCGCGGGTACGACGCCACGATGCTGGCCCGATTCGACCAGCTGGCCGCCGAGGCCGGGGTCGAGCTGACCCTCGCCGAGCTGCTGCCGGCGATCGCGGTCGCCGGCCGGCCGGCCGGCGAGCTCACCGAGGCGGGCGCGGCGCTGCTCGACCCGACCGGGCGGCTGCGCCCCGGCATCCCGCTCTGCCCGCCCGAGGGTGACGCGGGCACGGGGATGGTCGCCACCAACTCGGTCGCTCCGCGCACCGGCAACGTCTCCGCCGGAACTTCGATCTTCGCCATGGTCGTGCTCGAGCGCGAGCTCGCCCGGGTGCACCGCGAACTGGACCTTGTCACCACGCCGGCCGGGGACCCGGTGGCCATGGTGCACTGCAACAACGGGGCCAGTGAGCTGGACGCCTGGGTCGGGCTGTTCGCCGAGTTCGCCCGGACGCTGGGCGTCGACGTCGACTCGTCGGAGGTGTTCGAGACGCTGTTCGCCGCCGCACTGGACGGTGCCAGCGACTGCGGCGGGATGCTCGCCTACAACTACCTCTCCGGGGAGCCGATCACCGGCCTCGAGGAGGGCCGACCGCTCTTCCTGCGGTCCCCGGACAGCAGGCTGAGCTTGAGCACCTTCATGCGGACCCACCTGTTCGCGTCCCTGGCCACGCTTCGGATCGGCATGGACGTCCTGCAGAAGACCGAAGGCGTGCGGCTGGACCGGATGTTCGCGCACGGCGGCCTGTTCAAGACCGAGGGCGTCGCGCAACGCTTCCTGGCCGCTGCCATCGACACCCCGGTCTCAGTCGGCGACGTCGCCGGCGAGGGGGGCGCCTGGGGCATCGCCGTCCTGGCCGCCTTCGCGACCAGTGGCTCGTCGGAACGGAGCCTGGCGGACTACCTGGACACCACGGTCTTCACCGGCACGGCCCTGCGGAATCATCTGCCCGACCCGGTCGACGTCGAGGGCTTCGACGCGTTCATGCGGCGGTACGTCGCCGCGCTCCCGGTCGAGCGGGCCGCCGTGGACCACGTCGGGGTCGGCCACCAGCAGACCGACGACACCGGGACGACCTCCGCCGTCCTGACCGAGGAGCAGCCGGCATGA
- a CDS encoding LacI family DNA-binding transcriptional regulator codes for MASQVAASRPPGLADVAARAGVSHQTVSRVINAHPSVAPLTRERVQQAIAELGYRPNRAARALVTGSSHTIGLVTVKINQYGPAQTMLGLENAARAAGYSLSVSILDDATAGAMREAVDTFVAQRVDGIVALSTYDDAAEALAALDPVVPLVAVQVGGAEDRPAVGVDQETGARLATRHLLGLGHRTVHHVAGPADSQEARGRIEGWRSELLAAGAPVPEDMLRGDWTPSSGYLAGKVLAARIRGGEDVTAVFTANDQMALGLLAALHEGGLRVPEDVSVVGFDDLPEAAYFTPPLTTVRQDFAELGRRGVQLVLARMKGEDLHPEPVPPALLVRSSTGPSPARA; via the coding sequence GTGGCGTCCCAGGTGGCGGCGTCCCGCCCACCCGGCTTGGCGGACGTCGCGGCGCGGGCCGGGGTGTCGCACCAGACCGTCTCGCGGGTGATCAACGCGCACCCGAGCGTGGCGCCGCTGACCCGGGAACGGGTGCAGCAGGCGATCGCCGAGCTCGGGTACCGGCCCAATCGGGCGGCCCGCGCGCTGGTCACCGGGAGCAGTCACACCATCGGCCTGGTCACCGTCAAGATCAACCAGTACGGGCCCGCGCAGACGATGCTGGGGCTGGAGAACGCGGCACGGGCCGCCGGCTACTCGCTCAGCGTCTCGATCCTGGACGACGCGACCGCCGGGGCGATGCGTGAGGCGGTGGACACCTTCGTGGCCCAGCGGGTCGACGGCATCGTGGCGCTGTCCACCTACGACGACGCCGCAGAGGCGCTCGCCGCACTCGACCCCGTGGTGCCGCTGGTCGCCGTCCAGGTGGGCGGGGCCGAGGACCGCCCGGCCGTCGGCGTGGACCAGGAGACCGGTGCCCGCCTGGCCACCCGGCACCTGCTCGGCCTCGGCCACCGGACCGTGCACCACGTCGCCGGACCAGCCGACTCCCAGGAGGCCCGAGGACGAATCGAGGGCTGGCGGTCGGAGCTGCTGGCCGCCGGCGCACCGGTGCCCGAGGACATGCTGCGCGGGGACTGGACGCCGTCCTCGGGATACCTCGCCGGCAAGGTGCTCGCCGCCCGCATCCGCGGCGGGGAGGACGTCACGGCCGTGTTCACGGCCAACGACCAGATGGCGCTCGGGCTGCTCGCCGCACTGCACGAGGGAGGCCTGCGCGTACCGGAGGACGTCAGCGTCGTCGGGTTCGACGACCTGCCCGAGGCGGCGTACTTCACGCCTCCGCTGACCACCGTGCGGCAGGACTTCGCCGAGCTGGGACGGCGGGGGGTGCAGCTGGTCCTCGCCCGGATGAAGGGGGAGGACCTGCACCCCGAGCCCGTTCCCCCGGCCCTGCTGGTGCGGTCCAGCACGGGTCCGTCCCCGGCCCGAGCGTGA
- the mmsB gene encoding multiple monosaccharide ABC transporter permease has translation MTKMVPQTEEIAPAPGAAKQAKEQATDSNPLHLLTRNLRTSGIYIAFVAIVVLFAILTDGVSLSPRNVTNIVLQYSYILVLAIGMVIVIIAGHIDLSVGSVVALCGAVSAVLVIQQGYPTWVGIVAALAVGMAVGAWHGFWVAYVGIPAFIVTLAGMLLFRGLTLQVLDNISLSPFPREYSRIATGFLNGLIGGDGYDAFTLLIGGIAVAGYAVSSWRSRMAQLRYEQPVESLPLFIAKIVAVAAVVMAFAWQLAHSRGLPIVLIILAVLVIVYGLVTKRTIFGRQVYAIGGNLSAAMLSGVKVRKVNFWIFVNMGFLAGVAGVIYSSRMNGAQPSAGEMFELDAIAAAFIGGAAVTGGVGTVVGAMVGGLIMAVMSNGMQLMGVEQPIQSVVKGLVLLLAVAFDVYNKRRAGASR, from the coding sequence ATGACCAAGATGGTCCCGCAGACGGAGGAGATCGCCCCGGCGCCGGGTGCTGCCAAGCAGGCGAAGGAGCAGGCGACCGACAGCAACCCGCTGCACCTGCTCACCCGCAACCTGCGCACCAGCGGCATCTACATCGCCTTCGTCGCGATCGTGGTGCTGTTCGCCATCCTCACCGACGGCGTCTCGCTGAGCCCGCGCAACGTCACGAACATCGTCCTGCAGTACAGCTACATCCTCGTTCTCGCGATCGGCATGGTCATCGTGATCATCGCCGGTCACATCGACCTGTCGGTCGGCTCGGTGGTGGCGCTGTGCGGCGCGGTCTCCGCGGTGCTGGTCATCCAGCAGGGCTACCCGACCTGGGTCGGCATCGTCGCCGCACTCGCCGTCGGCATGGCGGTAGGGGCCTGGCACGGCTTCTGGGTCGCCTACGTCGGCATACCGGCCTTCATCGTCACCCTCGCCGGCATGCTGCTCTTCCGCGGCCTCACGCTGCAGGTGCTCGACAACATCTCGCTGTCCCCGTTCCCCCGCGAGTACAGCCGCATCGCCACCGGCTTCCTGAACGGGCTCATCGGCGGGGACGGCTACGACGCCTTCACCCTGCTCATCGGCGGCATCGCCGTCGCCGGATACGCGGTGAGCAGCTGGCGGTCGCGGATGGCCCAGCTTCGCTACGAGCAGCCGGTCGAGAGCCTGCCCCTGTTCATCGCCAAGATCGTCGCCGTGGCGGCCGTCGTCATGGCCTTCGCCTGGCAGCTGGCGCACTCCCGCGGGCTGCCGATCGTGCTGATCATCCTGGCCGTCCTGGTCATCGTGTACGGCCTGGTCACCAAGCGGACGATCTTCGGTCGTCAGGTCTACGCGATCGGCGGCAACCTGTCGGCGGCGATGCTCTCGGGCGTGAAGGTCAGGAAGGTCAACTTCTGGATCTTCGTGAACATGGGCTTCCTGGCGGGGGTGGCCGGCGTCATCTACTCCTCGCGCATGAACGGGGCGCAGCCGTCGGCCGGCGAGATGTTCGAGCTGGACGCCATCGCCGCGGCCTTCATCGGCGGTGCGGCCGTCACCGGCGGGGTCGGCACCGTCGTCGGCGCGATGGTCGGCGGTCTGATCATGGCGGTCATGAGCAACGGCATGCAGCTCATGGGCGTCGAGCAGCCGATCCAGTCGGTGGTCAAGGGCCTGGTGCTCCTGCTCGCCGTCGCCTTCGACGTCTACAACAAGCGCCGCGCCGGCGCATCGCGCTGA
- the mmsA gene encoding multiple monosaccharide ABC transporter ATP-binding protein has translation MDDYILEMRSITKTFPGVKALEDVNLAVRRGEIHAICGENGAGKSTLMKVLSGVYPTGSYDGEIVYDGESVHFGDIRDSEHVGIVIIHQELALVPFLSIAENIFLGNERTGRGGLIDWNRANADADELLRQVGLREHSVTPVGQLGVGKQQLVEIAKALSKDVRLLILDEPTAALNDTDSAHLLGLLRDLRERGITCIMISHKLNEITAIADRVTVIRDGKTVETLELAAGEVTQERIIRGMVGRDLESYYPERESDPGEEVLRVEDWTVWHPTQERKVVDGAHFSVRAGEVVGIAGLMGAGRTELAMSIFGRSYGRNIAGRVFMHGKEIKARSVAEAIDNGIAYATEDRKKYGLNLIEDIRRNVSAAALGKLSRRGWVNGNEEIKVAEGSRRSMNIKAPTVMSVVGKLSGGNQQKVVLSKWLYTDPDVLVLDEPTRGIDVGAKYEIYTIINRLVAAGKAVVVISSELPELLGICDRIYTLAAGRITGEVPVREATQENLMELMTQDKELAA, from the coding sequence ATGGACGACTACATCCTGGAGATGCGCTCCATCACCAAGACGTTTCCCGGCGTGAAGGCGCTCGAGGACGTCAACCTCGCCGTACGGCGCGGTGAGATCCACGCGATCTGCGGCGAGAACGGCGCCGGCAAGTCGACGCTGATGAAGGTTCTCTCCGGCGTCTACCCGACCGGCAGCTACGACGGCGAGATCGTCTACGACGGGGAGTCGGTGCACTTCGGCGACATCCGCGACAGCGAGCACGTCGGCATCGTCATCATCCACCAGGAGCTCGCGCTGGTGCCCTTCCTCTCGATCGCCGAGAACATCTTCCTGGGCAACGAGCGCACCGGCCGCGGCGGCCTCATCGACTGGAACAGGGCCAACGCCGACGCCGACGAACTACTGCGCCAGGTCGGCCTGCGCGAGCACTCGGTGACCCCGGTCGGGCAGCTCGGCGTGGGCAAGCAGCAGCTGGTCGAGATCGCCAAGGCGCTCTCGAAGGACGTGCGGCTGCTCATTCTCGACGAGCCGACGGCGGCGCTGAACGACACCGACTCCGCGCACCTGCTGGGTCTGCTCCGCGACCTCAGGGAGCGCGGCATCACCTGCATCATGATCTCGCACAAGCTCAACGAGATCACCGCCATCGCCGACCGCGTCACCGTCATCCGCGACGGGAAGACCGTGGAGACGCTGGAGCTGGCCGCCGGCGAGGTCACGCAGGAGCGCATCATCCGCGGCATGGTCGGCCGCGACCTGGAGAGCTACTACCCCGAGCGGGAGTCGGACCCCGGCGAGGAGGTGCTGCGCGTCGAGGACTGGACCGTGTGGCACCCGACCCAGGAGCGGAAGGTCGTCGACGGCGCGCACTTCTCCGTCCGCGCCGGCGAGGTCGTGGGCATCGCCGGGCTCATGGGCGCCGGCCGCACGGAGCTGGCGATGAGCATCTTCGGCCGCTCGTACGGACGGAACATCGCCGGCCGCGTCTTCATGCACGGCAAGGAGATCAAGGCGCGCAGCGTCGCCGAGGCCATCGACAACGGCATCGCCTACGCCACCGAGGACCGCAAGAAGTACGGCCTCAACCTGATCGAGGACATCCGCCGCAACGTCTCCGCGGCCGCCCTCGGCAAGCTCTCGCGCCGCGGCTGGGTCAACGGCAACGAGGAGATCAAGGTCGCCGAGGGCAGCCGGCGCAGCATGAACATCAAGGCGCCGACGGTCATGTCGGTGGTCGGCAAGCTCTCCGGCGGCAACCAGCAGAAGGTCGTCCTGTCGAAGTGGCTCTACACCGACCCGGACGTGCTGGTCCTCGACGAGCCCACCCGCGGCATCGACGTGGGCGCCAAGTACGAGATCTACACGATCATCAACCGACTGGTGGCGGCCGGGAAGGCCGTCGTCGTCATCTCGTCGGAGCTGCCGGAACTGCTCGGCATCTGCGACCGCATCTACACCCTCGCGGCCGGGCGGATCACCGGTGAGGTGCCGGTGCGTGAGGCCACCCAGGAGAACCTGATGGAGCTCATGACTCAGGACAAGGAGCTGGCGGCATGA